Proteins found in one Quercus robur chromosome 2, dhQueRobu3.1, whole genome shotgun sequence genomic segment:
- the LOC126712137 gene encoding cytochrome P450 CYP82D47-like, producing MDFLSPSLYSAIAGLIAIILFSHYLLKRSRVGLAKTVPIAPGAWPVIGHLPLLGGTQPPHLTLGAMADKYGPLFTIKLGLHPALVVSSWDMAKECFTTNDLAVSSRPNLVAAKHMGYNYAMVGFTPHGPYWRELRKIITLELLSTRRLDQLAYIRVSEVEMFLKSLYKLWTKEKDGSDQILVELKQWFGDMSLNVILRMIAGKRYFGVNHDVVHEKEARCCQKAVRDFFHFLGLFVVSDAIPYLRWLDLGGHEKAMKRTAKEIDNILREWLEEHKRKRASGETKEQDFMDVMLSVTDGADLGGYDPDTVNKATCLNLIAGGNDTTVVTLTWATSLLLNNRHVLKKAQDEVDNQVGKERIVNESDINKLVYLQAIVKETLRLYPAAPLSAPREFTEDCTIGGYHVPKGTRLIPNLWKIQTDHHKWSDPLKFKPERFLTTHKDVDFKGQNFEFIPFGSGRRICPGASFGVQMVHLALASFLHMYDISTPSNVKVDMTESFGLTNLKATPLEVLITPRLHLMSFMG from the exons ATGGATTTTCTTTCACCTTCCCTATATTCTGCCATAGCTGGACTTATTGCGATAATTCTTTTCTCCCACTATCTTCTAAAGAGGTCAAGAGTTGGCTTAGCCAAAACAGTACCTATTGCTCCTGGTGCATGGCCTGTAATTGGTCACCTCCCTCTATTAGGGGGAACCCAACCTCCTCACTTAACTTTGGGAGCCATGGCTGACAAGTACGGACCACTTTTTACCATCAAGCTTGGATTGCACCCAGCTTTGGTGGTGAGCAGTTGGGACATGGCCAAAGAGTGCTTCACCACCAACGACTTGGCCGTGTCATCGCGACCCAATTTAGTAGCCGCAAAACATATGGGCTATAACTATGCCATGGTTGGATTTACACCCCATGGTCCCTATTGGCGTGAATTGCGTAAAATAATCACGTTAGAGCTACTATCAACCCGTCGGCTTGACCAGCTTGCCTATATTCGAGTCTCTGAAGTTGAGATGTTCTTGAAAAGTCTATACAAACTATGGACCAAGGAAAAGGATGGGTCAGACCAAATTTTAGTGGAGTTGAAGCAATGGTTTGGGGACATGAGTCTCAACGTGATTCTTAGAATGATCGCTGGAAAGCGGTACTTTGGTGTTAATCATGATGTTGTTCATGAAAAAGAGGCACGATGCTGCCAAAAGGCGGTGAGggatttctttcattttctgggtttgtttgtggTGTCGGATGCAATTCCATATCTTAGGTGGTTGGATTTGGGTGGACATGAAAAGGCCATGAAGAGAACTGCAAAAGAGATTGACAACATTCTTAGGGAATGGTTGGAAGAGCATAAGCGAAAGAGAGCCTCCGGTGAAACTAAAGAGCAAGATTTCATGGACGTAATGCTTTCAGTCACCGATGGAGCAGACCTAGGAGGTTATGATCCTGACACAGTCAACAAAGCCACATGTTTG AATTTGATTGCAGGTGGAAATGACACCACTGTAGTAACCTTAACTTGGGCAACATCACTATTGTTGAATAACCGCCATGTATTGAAAAAGGCCCAAGATGAGGTTGACAATCAAGTGGGCAAGGAAAGAATTGTAAACGAGTCGGACATAAATAAGTTGGTGTACCTCCAAGCCATAGTTAAAGAGACTTTACGTTTGTATCCTGCGGCACCATTATCAGCACCACGTGAATTCACTGAGGATTGCACCATAGGTGGTTATCATGTCCCAAAAGGCACCCGGCTAATCCCAAACCTTTGGaaaatccaaacagaccatcaCAAATGGTCAGACCCATTAAAGTTCAAGCCGGAAAGATTTCTCACCACCCACAAGGATGTTGATTTTAAGGGGCAAAACTTTGAGTTTATCCCATTTGGAAGTGGTAGAAGAATATGCCCTGGAGCATCTTTTGGAGTTCAAATGGTGCACTTAGCACTTGCTAGTTTTTTACACATGTATGACATTTCTACTCCCTCGAATGTAAAGGTTGATATGACAGAGAGCTTTGGACTCACAAACTTGAAAGCCACCCCACTTGAAGTTCTCATCACACCACGCCTGCACCTCATGAGCTTTATGGGTTAG